One window of Channa argus isolate prfri chromosome 4, Channa argus male v1.0, whole genome shotgun sequence genomic DNA carries:
- the LOC137126110 gene encoding carcinoembryonic antigen-related cell adhesion molecule 21-like, with protein sequence MMGCSAATLAVIILSGFINLSAAHTCEFYALGQDVSLPFEYKELTKTHVLKWTHNKTSVYSSNNGKVTVGKKEDISPSGSLLLKNLQFSGAGTYEATVLNSGSVVANWSRHICVMEKVSKPLLTYVCDSKSGSVTLNCNVNNPQSVKFSWTQDNTSVTGKTGQTLAPSLLKGEGTFICRVENKVSTKSSDVVHLTCKSPLNCFTSKPVMAVLAGGGGLILVLLIIIVILCCRHKHNKSQVTVGDMVVLRTASVKQQDFVPSSPDYETMNATEDYPRLSPKPSPRGCYNNVSEPEGQTQDRPVQLSTAEERRDPSPVPKPRTKGPLKLNV encoded by the coding sequence ATGATGGGGTGTTCTGCTGCCACACTGGCTGTCATCATTCTGTCGGGATTTATCAACCTCTCAGCAGCACACACTTGTGAATTCTATGCACTTGGACAGGATGTGTCGCTGCCTTTTGAGTACAAGGAACTGACAAAGACACATGTCTTAAAATGGACTCACAATAAGACATCAGTTTACTCCAGTAACAATGGCAAAGTCACTGTTGGAAAGAAAGAGGACATCTCTCCATCGGGATCTCTTTTGCTGAAGAACCTGCAATTCTCAGGTGCTGGGACCTACGAAGCAACGGTGCTGAATTCAGGTTCTGTAGTTGCAAACTGGAGTAGACATATCTGTGTGATGGAAAAGGTATCAAAACCTCTTCTGACTTATGTCTGTGACTCAAAATCTGGGTCTGTTACCCTAAATTGCAATGTAAACAATCCTCAGAGTGTGAAGTTTTCATGGACACAAGATAACACGTCAGTAACAggaaaaacaggacaaacactCGCTCCCTCACTGCTGAAAGGAGAAGGAACCTTCATATGCAGAGTGGAAAACAAAGTGAGCACAAAGAGCAGCGATGTTGTTCATCTAACCTGTAAAAGTCCATTAAACTGCTTTACGTCGAAACCTGTGATGGCAGTGCTGGCAGGTGGAGGAGGTCTGATTCTGGTGTTGCTCATTATTATCGTCATATTATGTTGTcgccacaaacacaacaaaagtcaGGTAACAGTTGGGGATATGGTGGTACTTAGGACGGCTTCTGTAAAACAGCAAGACTTTGTCCCGAGTAGTCCAGATTATGAGACTATGAATGCGACCGAGGACTATCCACGCCTGAGCCCCAAGCCTTCACCAAGAGGCTGCTACAACAATGTTTCTGAGCCTGAAGGTCAGACGCAGGACAGGCCCGTACAGCTATCCACAGCTGAGGAGAGACGAGACCCCTCACCGGTGCCGAAGCCGAGGACGAAGGGCCCCCTGAAACTAAACGTCTAA